Below is a genomic region from Mycolicibacterium neworleansense.
AGGTGGCGGCCGATGGTGGCGGCGATGTCCCGGCCTGCGATGCCCTCCTCGGCGACCGCGTGCAGAACCGTCCCCGTGGGCGCCTGCTCCAAGGCCAGCCGGAACAGCGGGGCGGCGTCGAGACGGTGGACGGCCGGCCACCGGTTGGCGCCGTCACCGATGTAGGCCGACACACCCTTTTCCCGGGCGATCTGGATCAGCCTGGGCACGAAGCCGTGATCGCCTTCGCCGTGCGTCGTCGGTGACAATCGCACGATCGAGGCCCGGACACCTTGGTCAGTGAAGGCCAGCGCCGCGGGTTCCGAGTGCCGGGGCAACCCGGGTTGAAACGCGTCGTTCTCGGTGAAGGTGCGCCCGGCGTTGTGACCGGCCACGCCGGAAGTGACGACCAGCGGTCGGCCCGAGCCCACGAGGGTCGAGCCGAGAACTTGGATGGCGCGACGGTCCAGCTCCCCGGCATCGGTGAAGTTGTCGAAGTCGT
It encodes:
- a CDS encoding SDR family oxidoreductase, producing the protein MKVFVTGASGFVGTAVVRDLVAHGHDVVGLARSDASAADIRATGAGVHRGDLNDHDSLRAAAGASDGVIHLAFHHDFDNFTDAGELDRRAIQVLGSTLVGSGRPLVVTSGVAGHNAGRTFTENDAFQPGLPRHSEPAALAFTDQGVRASIVRLSPTTHGEGDHGFVPRLIQIAREKGVSAYIGDGANRWPAVHRLDAAPLFRLALEQAPTGTVLHAVAEEGIAGRDIAATIGRHLGLPVTSVPAEQAFEHFGWIGGMFALDVPTSSVLTRERFGWQPSEAGLLEDLDRGHYFD